The nucleotide sequence CTGGACGCCGTGCTGGCCGCGATGACCGCCGCCGACCATCCGAACGACGACACCGAGTCCACCCTGCAGGAGGGAACCGCATCATGAGCACCGCTCCCAGCCACGCCGACACCCGCTACGTCGAGGCCGTCATCGAGGCCGACCCGACCGTGCCGGCGATCCGCATGACCCGCGACTTCGCCGCCACGCCGGCCCAGTTGCTGCGCGCCCACACCGACCCTGAGCTGTACACCCAGTGGGTCGGACCGCACGGCACCACCGCGACGATCGACTATTGGGATGCCCGCACGGGCGGCAGCTGGCGCTTCACCGGTCAGCACGGCGACGGCTCCGACGGTATGACCTTCGCCTTCCGCGGCTGCTTCCACGAGGTGCGCGAGGATCGCATCGTGCAGACCTTCACCTGGGAGGGTCAGCCGGACGGCGTCTCACTCGAGACCCTCACCTTCGAAGACCTCGGCGACGGCCGCACCCGGCTGCACGCGCAGTCGTTGTGCGACAGCTTCGAGGACCGTGACGCCTGGCTGCGCAGCGGCATGGAGGTCGGCGTCAACGACGGCTATGCCAAGATCGACGCCCTGCTCACCGACGGAAGGCTCTGATCAGTCATGGCCCTGCCCACCGAACCCGCCGCCCGCCACCGCGTCGTGGCCGCCGGCTTCGCCGATCGGGTGAAGGGCGCGGAGGCCGCCGGCTCCTGGGCGGCACCGACCCCGGTCGCGGAATGGCAGGCGCGGGACGTCGTCCGGCATCTCGTCGACTGGCTGCCGGGATTCCTCGGCTCGATCGCCGGGGTTGATCTGAACCGCCACGGCCCGAGTGTGGACGACGACCCGGTGGCCGCGTGGGACACGCACGCCGCGGCGGTGCAGGCACTGCTCGACGACCCCGCGTCGTCCCGGATCGTCGATGACCCGCGGTTCGGCGCGATGCCGTTGACAGCGCTGATCGACCGGTTCTACACCGTCGACGTCTT is from Kineosporiaceae bacterium and encodes:
- a CDS encoding TIGR03086 family protein, whose product is MALPTEPAARHRVVAAGFADRVKGAEAAGSWAAPTPVAEWQARDVVRHLVDWLPGFLGSIAGVDLNRHGPSVDDDPVAAWDTHAAAVQALLDDPASSRIVDDPRFGAMPLTALIDRFYTVDVFMHTWDLARATGQDDRLDADLCRDMLAGMEPMEDMIRASGQFGSRVPVPADADAQTRLIGFIGRDPFWTPHI
- a CDS encoding SRPBCC family protein, whose translation is MSTAPSHADTRYVEAVIEADPTVPAIRMTRDFAATPAQLLRAHTDPELYTQWVGPHGTTATIDYWDARTGGSWRFTGQHGDGSDGMTFAFRGCFHEVREDRIVQTFTWEGQPDGVSLETLTFEDLGDGRTRLHAQSLCDSFEDRDAWLRSGMEVGVNDGYAKIDALLTDGRL